One genomic region from Drosophila subpulchrella strain 33 F10 #4 breed RU33 chromosome 2R, RU_Dsub_v1.1 Primary Assembly, whole genome shotgun sequence encodes:
- the LOC119550967 gene encoding uncharacterized protein LOC119550967 encodes MSKILAASLAFIAICLILVSAAPAPPTRLLDAQTAIQKIIDAYNRIPGPSVVHPWEVARVIDPNTFVAHF; translated from the exons ATGTCGAAAATCCTTGCCGCATCTCTTGCCTTCATCGCCATTTGCCTGATCCTTGTCAGCGCCGCCCCCGCCCCGCCCACTCGGCTACTGGATGCCCAGACGGCCATCCAAAAGATAATCG ATGCCTACAACCGCATTCCGGGACCCTCGGTTGTCCACCCCTGGGAGGTGGCCAGAGTGATTGACCCCAACACCTTCGTGGCCCACTTCTAA
- the LOC119550961 gene encoding zinc finger protein 316 translates to MEADITPLAETNGEQRENPQENAENPEQQRQDLGKSLDSAEDGVSGAVGQIIDYLEDDAGANADQDAEMGEAEYLDGENPPEEETECPQGGKANESGQQASNTEELPEETATEEEVSKEKSLEEGDKETEQEKETTSLDKEVDKDDTEKSAPKDGEEVDPEEEEEAAEKTGEEEAIEEGEEALEDEEEPTEETEEVDQEFETATDAEGELIIGDEPGEGVDAVAPIRERKKEEPVDENQCRVCTSKEELVCLFKKQIDATPADMLLVICPSVSILPKDFMPQFICTKCMGSLTIAIQLRKQLEATDQDLRKRLSRSKNKVRRPRGYVVIDAPVTDSSEDEDELDDEFKVSDVGGTTSADSDDSVDSDASEKKKEKKKPGPRGRPRKKPLKRSPDSDGEPSSAQKKKYQPTSTASVGPFECPNCDLTFSRKQSYVLHRKTHERIEHACPICGKKFKVEWAYKTHMQRHEQERAHFRCELCPKIFRLRAELKHHMAQRHDEHGFIYECKRCQRTFLTQQRLQRHQAAGCQRHKEETVRIKEEQPRIKQEPRIKEERISHVHVQGHSQGNNSNMGKRRPGEGRDLFKAVAPPTTTYWSDSFSD, encoded by the exons ATGGAAGCCGACATAACGCCCTTGGCGGAAACCAACGGAGAGCAGCGCGAAAATCCCCAGGAGAACGCTGAAAACCCCGAGCAACAGCGACAGGATTTGGGCAAATCCCTGGATTCCGCGGAAGATGGCGTCTCCGGGGCAGTGGGCCAGATTATAGACTACCTCGAG GACGATGCCGGTGCAAATGCGGATCAGGACGCGGAAATGGGCGAGGCCGAGTATCTGGATGGTGAAAATCCGCCTGAGGAGGAAACCGAATGTCCACAGGGTGGAAAAGCCAATGAAAGTGGTCAGCAAGCAAGCAACACCGAGGAGTTACCAGAGGAGACTGCAACTGAGGAGGAAGTCTCTAAAGAAAAGTCTCTAGAGGAAGGAGATAAAGAAACTGAACAGGAGAAAGAAACTACTTCTTTAGACAAAGAAGTTGATAAAGACGACACAGAGAAGTCGGCCCCTAAAGATGGAGAAGAGGTTGACCCagaggaggaggaagaggCAGCTGAGAAGACGGGCGAAGAAGAGGCCATTGAAGAGGGCGAGGAGGCCCTCGAAGACGAGGAGGAGCCCACCGAAGAAACCGAAGAGGTTGACCAAGAATTCGAGACCGCCACCGATGCAGAGGGCGAGCTAATCATTGGCGATGAACCCGGCGAAGGAGTCGACGCAGTAGCCCCCATTCGGGAGCGCAAGAAAGAGGAGCCCGTGGACGAGAACCAGTGCCGCGTTTGCACCAGCAAGGAGGAGCTAGTCTGTCTGTTTAAAAAGCAAATCGATGCCACGCCCGCGGACATGCTGCTGGTCATCTGCCCCAGTGTCTCGATTTTGCCCAAGGACTTTATGCCGCAGTTCATTTGCACCAAGTGCATGGGCAGTCTCACTATTGCCATACAGTTGAGAAAGCAACTGGAGGCCACGGACCAGGACCTGCGCAAGCGCTTGTCCAGAAGCAAGAACAAGGTGCGGAGGCCACGCGGCTACGTGGTCATCGATGCACCTGTCACCGATTCCAGCGAGGATGAAGATGAACTCGACGACGAGTTCAAGGTATCCGATGTGGGCGGCACCACGAGTGCAGATAGCGACGACTCTGTCGACTCCGATGCCAGTGAGAAGAAGAAGGAGAAAAAGAAACCCGGACCACGTGGACGTCCTCGAAAAAAACCGCTCAAGAGGAGCCCAGATAGTGATGGAGAGCCATCAAGCGCCCAGAAGAAGAAATACCAGCCCACGTCGACGGCTTCTGTGGGTCCATTCGAGTGCCCCAACTGCGACTTGACGTTCTCGCGCAAACAATCCTACGTGCTGCACCGCAAGACCCACGAAAGGATAGAGCATGCCTGTCCCATCTGCGGCAAGAAGTTCAAGGTGGAGTGGGCCTACAAGACGCACATGCAGCGGCACGAACAGGAGCGGGCTCACTTCCGCTGTGAGCTGTGCCCCAAGATATTCCGCTTGCGAGCGGAACTGAAGCACCACATGGCCCAGCGACACGATGAGCATGGGTTCATCTACGAGTGCAAGCGCTGCCAGCGGACCTTCCTCACGCAGCAGCGTTTGCAGCGCCATCAGGCCGCCGGCTGTCAGCGGCACAAGGAGGAGACCGTTCGCATCAAGGAGGAGCAGCCGCGCATCAAGCAGGAGCCGCGCATTAAGGAGGAGCGCATCAGCCACGTACACGTCCAAGGACACTCCCAGGgaaacaacagcaacatggGCAAGCGCCGTCCCGGCGAGGGTCGGGATCTTTTCAAGGCAGTGGCCCCACCGACCACCACATACTGGAGCGATAGCTTCTCGGACTAA
- the LOC119550966 gene encoding cuticle protein 65: MKFTLLLLIACVGCIVAAPAPAPAAEEQQESSVKAKRGLSLGLGYHHAPLVTHSHYIAAPAVVHHAPIISHAPLIAHAPLIAHHPVSSVSYHLPSYHSIHHF, encoded by the exons atgaaattcacT TTGCTCCTGCTCATCGCCTGCGTTGGCTGCATTGTGGCCGCACCCGCACCCGCTCCCGCTGCCGAGGAGCAACAGGAGTCCTCCGTGAAGGCCAAGCGGGGCTTGTCATTGGGGTTGGGTTACCACCACGCCCCCCTGGTGACCCATTCGCATTACATCGCCGCCCCCGCGGTGGTGCACCACGCTCCGATAATCTCGCATGCACCGCTCATCGCCCACGCCCCCCTGATTGCCCACCATCCGGTGTCCTCGGTCTCGTACCACCTGCCCTCGTACCATTCCATCCACCACTTCTAA
- the LOC119550963 gene encoding sex peptide receptor gives MMQETKSDMGQTDLHHRLPFNDTVLKDHELTSTDIEKFVKLWQEYQMKNITPQVDECEGYCQGEIYNWLRAYNSIHGYVSLMICIFGTIANILNIMVLTRKEMAKTPINNILKWLAVADMFVMLEYIPYTSYQYIYMRPGEKDLSYTWAVCLLVHMHFTQILHTISIGLTVTLAVWRYVAIRHPNGGCANFLLAHSREAILLPFILSPILCLPTYFVFQVRETYDVDKVNSEAMYHVYFDKDSVLYRFNFWIHSVLIKLLPCGILIVISAVLMHVLCEASRRRLKLRDYNNPAKYAIQLNLNESRSKKPPRCDRRNDRTTLLLVAVLVLFLITEFPQGLLGLLSGVMEKCFFAHCYPPFGELMDLLALINAAVGFVLYGLMSKQFRTTFRSLFMKRHFGSTEMTRLTRVTTTCV, from the exons ATGATGCAGGAAACCAAAAGTGACATGGGGCAAACCGATTTGCATCATCGGCTACCATTCAACGATACGGTTTTGAAGGACCACGAACTGACCAGCACAGATATTGAGAAGTTCGTCAAATTATGGCAAGAGTACCAGATGAAGAACATAACCCCACAGGTGGATGAGTGCGAGGGATATTGCCAGGGGGAAATTTACAACTGGCTACGGGCCTACAACAGCATCCATGGATACGTCTCCCTAATG ATTTGCATATTCGGGACAATAGCAAACATCTTAAACATAATGGTCCTGACCAGAAAGGAAATGGCCAAGACGCCCATAAATAATATCCTCAAGTGGTTGGCGGTGGCCGATATGTTCGTGATGCTGGAATACATACCCTACACGTCGTATCAATACATCTATATGCGACCAG GTGAAAAGGATCTGAGCTACACCTGGGCGGTTTGTCTCCTCGTCCACATGCACTTCACCCAGATCCTGCACACGATTTCCATTGGATTGACCGTAACGCTGGCGGTGTGGCGATATGTGGCCATCAG ACATCCGAACGGGGGCTGTGCCAACTTCCTGCTTGCACATTCCCGGGAGGCGATCCTCCTGCCCTTCATCCTGTCGCCGATCCTCTGTCTGCCCACGTACTTTGTGTTCCAGGTGCGTGAGACGTACGACGTGGACAAGGTCAACTCGGAGGCCATGTACCACGTGTACTTCGATAAGGATTCGGTGCTCTACAG GTTTAATTTCTGGATACATTCCGTGCTGATCAAACTTCTGCCATGCGGCATTTTAATTGTGATCAGTGCTGTGCTCATGCACGTTTTGTGCGAGGCCTCGAGACGTCGCTTAAAGCTAAGAGACTATAATAATCCCGCCAAATATGCCATCCAGCTTAACCTGAACGAATCCAGGTCCAAAAA GCCACCGCGCTGTGATCGTCGAAATGATCGCACTACTCTTTTACTGGTGGCAGTACTGGTTCTGTTTCTGATCACCGAGTTCCCGCAGGGATTACTGGGTCTACTCTCCGGCGTGATGGAGAAGTGCTTCTTCGCCCACTGCTATCCGCCATTTGGGGAACTCATGGATCTGCTGGCCCTGATCAATGCAGCCGTGGGATTCGTGCTGTACGGACTGATGTCGAAACAGTTCCGGACCACCTTCCGATCGCTTTTTATGAAGCGGCACTTTGGCAGCACCGAGATGACCCGCTTGACTCGGGTAACCACGACCTGCGTTTAA
- the LOC119550962 gene encoding Bardet-Biedl syndrome 4 protein homolog, with amino-acid sequence MYVPGTEQINCNGTFIELPSLEVVRSAPKMPSDANIDWLLHIYFTRREFTRCRRLIERELNRHLNPEYLYFVQGLIDREEGNHIEALRHLQKSVELNPRNIESYKEIGRTLYIMGRFNQALGVFREAEQRSIRPDHEIYHYLGELLYRAATTQSQKEVANQQQAEARSYFELAVQSGRKLDSYIRLAELYRKDKQYQRAIDVLETCLHLTPENSEVLIEISVLYLKINETQKAHDRLAEVVSIERKCSPKGLLAFGAILQSRNDVDGALSKYSQIAQAEPEIAELWNNIGLCFFKKQKFIVAISSLRKSVWLSPLNYNALYNLSLIYIASEQYASAFHTLAAAINLRKDNAECFMLLGLCLRKLDDMENAFVALERASRMVTGQQGGVRNPLVVLNFALFCYETGRLALATEQYNRFMSQAQDLLLPTEYKFQATKLKSLLRISNQGNGILLDTADLEQSDLAENRSKELLPDELPLEVNAVVSQN; translated from the exons ATGTACGTACCGGGAACAGAGCAGATCAACTGCAACGGCACCTTTATTGAATTGCCAAGCCTGGAGGTGGTTCGCTCAG CTCCCAAAATGCCAAGCGATGCCAACATTGATTGGCTGCTCCACATTTATTTTACTCGCCGCGAATTCACGCGCTGCCGCCGACTCATCGAACGTGAGCTGAATCGCCATTTGAATCCCGAGTACCTGTACTTTGTCCAG GGACTAATTGACCGTGAAGAGGGCAACCACATCGAGGCGCTGCGGCATTTGCAAAAGTCAGTGGAGCTGAATCCCAGAAACATCGAGAGCTACAAGGAAATCGGTCGAACACT CTACATAATGGGTCGGTTCAATCAGGCCCTGGGCGTATTTCGGGAGGCGGAGCAGAGGAGCATTCGGCCCGACCACGAGATATACCACTATCTGGGCGAGCTGCTCTATCGGGCGGCAACCACACAAAGCCAAAAAGAGGTGGCCAACCAGCAGCAGGCGGAGGCTCGTTCGTACTTCGAATTAGCCGTGCAATCTGGCCGGAAACTAGATAGCTATATCCGCTTGGCAGAGCTATATCGGAAGGACAAACAGTACCAGAGGGCCATCGATGTGCTGGAAACTTGCCTTCA CTTAACTCCTGAGAACTCAGAGGTTCTGATTGAAATCAGTGTGTTGTACCTGAAAATCAACGAAACGCAAAAGGCACACGATCGGCTGGCGGAAGTCGTCAGCATCGAACGGAAATGCTCGCCCAAGGGACTTTTGGCCTTTGGCGCCATTTTGCAG TCTCGAAACGATGTCGATGGTGCCCTTAGCAAATACAGCCAAATCGCACAGGCTGAGCCGGAAATTGCCGAGCTGTGGAATAACATTGGATTGTGTTTCTTCAAGAAGCAAAAGTTCATTGTG GCCATTTCATCGCTGCGCAAATCCGTTTGGCTCTCACCGCTTAATTACAATGCCCTGTACAACCTGAGTTTAATCTACATTGCCT CCGAACAATACGCCAGTGCCTTTCACACGCTGGCCGCAGCCATAAACCTGCGCAAGGATAATGCCGAGTGCTTCATGCTCCTGGGCC TCTGTTTGCGTAAGCTGGATGATATGGAGAACGCGTTCGTGGCCCTCGAAAGAGCAAGTCGCATGGTAACTGGGCAACAGGGTGGCGTGCGAAATCCTCTGGTAGTGCTGAACTTTGCCCTCTTTTGCTACGAAACCGGCCGATTGGCTTTGGCCACCGAGCAGTACAACCGATTCATGAGCCAGGCCCAGGATCTTCTGCTGCCCACGGAA TACAAATTCCAAGCCACCAAGCTGAAATCCCTGCTACGAATCTCGAATCAGGGCAATGGCATCCTGCTTGATACCGCGGATTTGGAGCAATCTGACTTGGCCGAAAATCGATCCAAGGAACTGCTGCCTGACGAGCTGCCCCTGGAGGTGAATGCTGTTGTTAGCCAGAATTAA